The genomic stretch CTATGAAATTAGGTGATGTTACATATCTCATATGTTCCCCAGTTATAACAAACGGCATGACTGCTAATGATTATTTAAGGTACTCTTTAATGTTCATAACTATTCGTTTCTAGTCAAGTAGTTTATTTCAGGAAACGTTCAAATGATATGCAATTAATTGCCCAGCACAAATACGGAATTCGAGTTAAAGATCAACAACGTTTTCAAGCTTCAATCGCTAGTCTAGGCCGCTCAGCAGCAATTGTGGACATGTTGGAATCAAAAGCAAACAGTCAAATAAATatgaagcaagaaaaaaataaatccagcaaaggtgttaaatttgttgaacatttttttgctaCATACTTGGTTATAAAACTATTGTTTTATTCAGGTGCCGCATTCATCTTATACAACTACGCCCGTTTATCAGTTCTCTTCAAGAATTTCGCCGAAAAACAGCATAATAAATATTACCCACCATCACCACCGGCAACTGATGTTGATTATAGCTTACTTACGGAAGAAGATGAATGGCACCTTTTTTGGGTTTATGTAGCTGGGTTTCCTGCAATTATTCAACAGGCCTCTGGTGGGGGTCAACTAACAAGAATAGCACCACATCTGGTACTAAATTTTGCTTGTGGATTAGTAATTAGTCTCAGCAAATATTACCGACGAATACGAATTCTAACGGTATTGTTTCAATCTGTAgttaatatttttgttatttttcaaacgCCATTATATTTGCAGGAAAATCGTGACCATCTATTACCTGTTAtgtttgcaagaatatatttattgaaatcggtgCATAAAGTTCTCTCAACGTTGTTGGATTTGATGGACTTAGAGCCTATTACAGAGATGTAATGTGGTGAACAAGGCAGAACAAAAAGTAGTGTCATCATCTTTTAAATTTATTAAGAAATTTCTGAAACTTATTTCTTAGAATTTAAACTGATTAGTAAATGTATGTTTTTACCGTATCTTCTCAtttgcattattttattttattttctaaaatggCCCCATGGGTGTGACTTTGAAGTCCGATGGTGTTCAAAACACGACCCCAGCCTTGATGTAAGGCTATTATTGATTGAAATAATTACTTAATTTTTGGATTGATGGAAAACTAAGTTTAAGCTACTTCTGTTTGAACTAGATCAGCGTTGAGGTTTAGCCACCTTAATCCATGTCAAATTCACCAACAAAAAACTTTCGTTTAGTTAAACCAGTTAACTGCtgaattgattttatttttccgaATTGAAGCAAAAGAATTCTTTAATAAGATTCACGAAAATATACAAACTTTATCCTTAAATACAAAAGTGTTAAGTAAATTTATCAATCGTTAAACATCAATAAATTGATGGAGAAAGGAGGTTACTGGAAACTTTGTCAAGAAGCTTTACGTTCAACAGACCAAGAGGCAaatcttatagcgaatttctttattccactgcgtcAGGGCAAATCTGCCGAGCAATCAAAAACGGCATCtcgatttacgacgcaagtaagaaagagatgccagataattgattacgaactaagcacgtgcggtggtgggttaaagctgacaaattttatattttacagtgcgcttcgggcagcacgccaggaCAAAACTGGGTCAATATCGACCGAATAAAGacgggttttgacagcagttagtgcgcttccaggtcaaaaatTCGCTTTTAAATTAACATGGATAACATCACGatactgttcctgttcgtgatgtcttggcgagccgtgacctatcctacatgtcccttatatacgttttcctgaaatccatccacgccccagtttagtcctatccccttccgcctacatccaaccaaacgacaagaacacgttaagaccccggatccggaaacagcaatcagacccgcacgatactctcaaggcccgatggaaacaacccaatatgccagtccgtaatatcttggcccagcagcggaacaaatttaatatgctgcttacctatggcaatgaaaaccatcaaacagcaaacctgtgcttttaatgcaaaatattctagctttaagttatatttagtttcagctcgtagtcggcagcgaggataaaaaatttgcttttagttattaagatactttagaaagtaagctaccagatataattggcgccgttaaacattgggttgtatttgtgccgtgtcaaataaactatagatgaaaaaaaaaacatcacgaTTATTTCACTACATAAATTCTAATCTGCAACCAGAACATAAAATTTCTTGTGATCCTAAAATAAAACGATAGCTGATTTGGTGAAGCAATTAAAGATATGAAGATGCGGCAAAGGTTAAACGGTCTCGATAGCCCCTCGTTTCTTTTGTCGCTCTTCGTTTGCTATAAAAGAAGTTTCCTCCGAAGTGGGGCTCAGTTCGGCAGGAATAGAAATGGATGCTGGATTTGAATTCGAAGCTATCACCGAGGGAATAACAGGTTCTTTTGAAGCGACGTTGATATTTCCGCTATTTTGTCCATTATTGGTTGACGTCATAGAAAATGCTGGTTCAACACCTAAACGCGATGGTGTATGGGAGCGAGAAGCTGCATTCGATGAACCGCGCGAGACTGGACTGGAATTTTGAGAATTACGAAAATCTTCTAAAGGAATTTCCTCCGAACGCGGTCTTGGAACGCGAGGGCTGGATTCACGCGATCTTGGAGTGCTCGATCGATTATGGGAAGCATCGCGTGGTTTTGTTGTGGTGACAGTTATTGGTTGACTACTTTCTCGGCGCGATGGATGATTAGTTTTTCTGCGGGCCCCATTGGTTTCACTGTAAAATTTACAATTGGCTGATTATCATCAGTTTGGAAAGGCTTATATCAATAGCA from Wyeomyia smithii strain HCP4-BCI-WySm-NY-G18 chromosome 3, ASM2978416v1, whole genome shotgun sequence encodes the following:
- the LOC129728432 gene encoding DALR anticodon-binding domain-containing protein 3, with protein sequence MDILDEWNKRLQDYFQKFSKNQFSLKYQNSFLTQTGDIVLKSIKQEDNSKVKFEVNDLITESKKWNLVLNECQYINNSVSLFLNREIAYRILITQIIKNGLVPVYKNQQICLICDVATDEDLSMTDFRIRAVFKVVSNILEFNGYQILDSSSLNKTVPQIVVGKTRSMKLGDVTYLICSPVITNGMTANDYLRKRSNDMQLIAQHKYGIRVKDQQRFQASIASLGRSAAIVDMLESKANSQINMKQEKNKSSKGAAFILYNYARLSVLFKNFAEKQHNKYYPPSPPATDVDYSLLTEEDEWHLFWVYVAGFPAIIQQASGGGQLTRIAPHLVLNFACGLVISLSKYYRRIRILTENRDHLLPVMFARIYLLKSVHKVLSTLLDLMDLEPITEM